The DNA segment TCAATTAAAGCACGAGCAGAATCTCGGCTGCGTAATCCTGGTTCGTAAGAGTCGGTGATTGAGCAGTAAAAAGTGGTAATACCCGATGCTAAGAGGTTGCGGTCATTATCGGCGATCGCTATTGGTAGAGGAAAGTTAACCCCAGGGCGTGGACAAATCATCCTTTCAAAAGCATCGCCATGCAGGTCAATAATTCCTGGCAACATTTGGAGACCTTGAGCATTGATCAATTGATATCCATCAGGAGTAATTGCTTGATCAATAGTGATAAATTTTCCATCTTCAATTAAAACTGTGGCATCATTAAGCCAACCATCAAGAGTTAATACATTTACTCCTTGAATAGCAATTTTTGTATTATTTTGATTGTTAACTGTTGATTGTTGACTTTTGACTGTTGATTGTTGACTTTTGACTTTTGATTGTTGACTTTTGACTTTTGATTGTTGATTGTTGACTGATTCACTAAAAAATTTCATCTCTTCATAGGGGGCTTTTTTAGTAGCGGCAATTCTAGAAGATAAATCACCCACATGGAGTTCTAGCTTGTGGTGATCGGGGTCAAGAATATATATAGAATCACCTTCACTTGTATTTTGTTTCCACTGTTTTACTCCTAAAACTTTGAGGCGATCGCTATATTCTAAAAACTTCTCTTCAGGGATGCTAAAAGCAATATGAGTGTATTCGTCCATCTGATTTGTGCGTGTGTTGGCATCTAAAGATAGGCACAACCACAAGTCACCTGCTAATAGATAAGCACCTCTTTGCCATTGAGCGATCGCTTGACAACCTATAATTTCTGTATAAAATTTCAAAGATTTCTCCAAGTCGGAGACAGATAAAGTAATGTGGTTGATTCCTGTAATTATTCTGAAAGAGGGTTTAGGGGTATAAGGGTTTAGGGGTGTAGGGGTTGAAAATACTTACACCTTACCAACGGGAGAATTTTCTTTATTTAAATTTTGATTTCCTAAAGGCTGAGATTCTTTCAACGTAATATTTGAATCTGGCGATTGATTATTTACTTGTTGTTGTCTAATCTTCCGCACTAGATTTAATTCGGATTGAAAGTCAATGTAGTGTGGAAGCTTGAGGTGTTGGACAAAACCTTGTGCTTCTACGTTGTCAGAGTGGGAAAGGACAAACTCGACACTTTGGGCTGGGCCTTGAATTGTTTCCCCTAATTCCTCAGCACGCATCGCTCTATCTACTAACGCCATTGACATGGCTTTACGTTCGTTGTAACCAAAGGTCAAACCATAGCCACGTGTAAATTGAGCAGGTAATTCTTTACTACCTTTAAACTGATTGACCATTTGCACCTCGGTAACAGTAATATCTGCGATCGCTATTTCAAATCCCAATTCTTCTGGACAAATCACCACCTCTACTTCCCCCATGCGAATCTCACCCGCAAAAGGATGGTTTCTGCCATAGCCTCGCTGTGTAGAATAAGCCAGAGACAGTAAAAAACCCTCATCTGCACGCGCTAGATTTTGCAGTCTCGCATCCCGTCCCGCCGGAAAGGTCAACGGTTGGCGAGTGATGTCAAAGGGTTGTTGATGGTTGACTGTTGACTGTTGACTGTTGATGGTTGACTGGGAATTATTGCAAAATTCTTCCCCTGCACCCCTACACCCCTGCACCCCTACACCCCCATACCCCTCTGCCTGCATCAATCCTTCCCGATCTAAAGTGTCAATTACACGGGGAACTGGTTCTGTAATTGCTTCTGCTTCTGGTGCTGTCGGAACTTGTCCTTCTGCTATTAACTTAAAGTCTAGTAGGCGGTGGATGTAGTCGAAGGTAGTCCCTAACCTTTGTCCTCCTGGCACATCTTTAAAAATGGCAGAAATGCGGCGCTGAATCTGCATTTTACTGGTGTCTAGAGGCTGGCTGTAGTAAAAACGGGGCAGTGTTGTACGATAGGCGCGTAATAAGAAAATTGCTTCGACTAAATCACCCCAAGATTGTTTAATAGCTAGGGCTGCTAACTCTCTATCATATAAACTACCCTCACACATTACCCGTTCTACTGCTAGGGTAAGTTGTTGTTCAATCTGGTCTAAGGTCAATTCGGGAATTGCAGGATCACCTCTGCGTCGGCTTTGCAAGAGTGCTTCTGCATTTTGAATTGCCTGTTCACCACCTTTGACTGCAACGTATGGCATATATTTTTTGTTGATGGTTGACGGCTGACTGGGGATTATCCAAAATTTTGGGTTGGTTGGAGTACGCATTTAAAACTCCAGCCGTGCTGCTCGAAGCCTAGTGATTGATAGAATTGATGGGCGCGGCTACGTTTTAAATTGGAAGAGAGCATGACTTTATAGCACCCAGCATCAGCACTGAGTTTGAGCGCAGCTTTTACCATTTGGCTACCAATACCCTCTCCTCGCATTGAAGAAATTACTGTTACTGAATCTAGGACTGCAAATTTGTGATATCCCCGGTGCATCATTGTTGGTGCATAGAGGAGACTAAAAGTGCCTACAGGTTGCTGATTTAAATAGGCAATATATGTGTGGTAATTGGGAACTTGTGCGATTTCTGCGAAGATTTTTTCTAAATCATCGTTGGGTAAAGGTGGCTCACCATCCATGTCAGCATAGAGCTGATTTAATACAGACCAATCCTCATGAGTAGCAATGCGAATCTCAAGAGCCATAGTACACCTCTGGTTTAGCGGTGCGGGGTAATCCCATGACTGCATTTTCTGTAAATAAAAATACATCTACGCCTTGTGGATAGGCTTGGTGATTCTGCATCCAGAAGTCCCAAAAATGGCTGGGAAGCTTAGGGGCGATCGCACGTTT comes from the Nostoc sp. PCC 7120 = FACHB-418 genome and includes:
- a CDS encoding carbon-phosphorus lyase complex subunit PhnI; protein product: MPYVAVKGGEQAIQNAEALLQSRRRGDPAIPELTLDQIEQQLTLAVERVMCEGSLYDRELAALAIKQSWGDLVEAIFLLRAYRTTLPRFYYSQPLDTSKMQIQRRISAIFKDVPGGQRLGTTFDYIHRLLDFKLIAEGQVPTAPEAEAITEPVPRVIDTLDREGLMQAEGYGGVGVQGCRGAGEEFCNNSQSTINSQQSTVNHQQPFDITRQPLTFPAGRDARLQNLARADEGFLLSLAYSTQRGYGRNHPFAGEIRMGEVEVVICPEELGFEIAIADITVTEVQMVNQFKGSKELPAQFTRGYGLTFGYNERKAMSMALVDRAMRAEELGETIQGPAQSVEFVLSHSDNVEAQGFVQHLKLPHYIDFQSELNLVRKIRQQQVNNQSPDSNITLKESQPLGNQNLNKENSPVGKV
- a CDS encoding GNAT family N-acetyltransferase, with the protein product MALEIRIATHEDWSVLNQLYADMDGEPPLPNDDLEKIFAEIAQVPNYHTYIAYLNQQPVGTFSLLYAPTMMHRGYHKFAVLDSVTVISSMRGEGIGSQMVKAALKLSADAGCYKVMLSSNLKRSRAHQFYQSLGFEQHGWSFKCVLQPTQNFG